One stretch of Gavia stellata isolate bGavSte3 chromosome 25, bGavSte3.hap2, whole genome shotgun sequence DNA includes these proteins:
- the NCBP3 gene encoding nuclear cap-binding protein subunit 3 — protein MAAVRGLRISVKAEATATTAEPRGPEPEPMEVEEGELETIPVRRSLRELIPDTSRRYENKAGSFITGIDVTSKEAIEKKEQRAKRFHFRAEVNLAQRNVALDRDMMKKAIPKVRLDTIYICGVDEMSTQDIFAYFKEYPPAHIEWLDDTSCNVVWLDEVTATRALINMSSLPDQEKTKSRENNEEKTAEKTKKEKQEESSDDETEEGEVEDDNPSDVELDALSQVEEDSLLRNDLRPANKLAKGNKLFMRFATKDDKKELGAARRSQYYMKYGNPNYGGMKGILSNSWKRRYHSRRIHRDVIKKRTLIGDDVGLTPPYKHRHSGLVNVPEEPIEEEEEEEEDQDMDEDDRVVVEYRDELQAFKQSRDRSAARRSSASASDSDEMDYDLELKMISTPSPKKSMKMTMYADEVESQLKNIRNSMRADSIATSNIKNRIGSKGSSEKVADVRLLLEEKRQNNTGSRQPNSTVKSDVRQRLGKRPHSPEIKPPSSTSAPRREPISDVHSRLGIPKQDVKGLYSDTREKKSGNLWTRLGSAPKTQEKTSDKPENSVASPEEDDSELQRVWGALIKEKEQSRQKKSRLDNLPSLQIEISRESSSGSDTES, from the exons gaCACTAGTAGGAgatatgaaaacaaagctggaAGTTTCATTACTGGAATAGATGTAACGTCCAAG GAAGCAAttgagaaaaaggaacaaagagcAAAACGCTTTCATTTTCGAGCTGAAGTGAATCTCGCCCAAAGGAATGTGGCGCTGGATCGGGACATGATGAAGAAAG CCATTCCTAAAGTGAGACTGGACACAATTTACATTTGTGGGGTGGATGAGATGAGTACACAGGACATCTTTGCCTATTTCAAAGAGTATCCTCCTGCTCATATTGAGTGGTTGGATGATACCTCAT GTAATGTGGTCTGGCTTGATGAAGTAACAGCAACACGGGCTCTAATAAATATGAGTTCCTTGCCTGatcaagagaaaacaaaaagcagagaaaacaatgAGGAGAAGACAGCTGAAAAAACCAAGAAAG aaaaacaggaggaaagttCTGATGATGAGACAGAAGAAGGCGAGGTTGAGGATGACAATCCAAGTGATGTTGAG TTGGATGCCCTCTCCCAGGTAGAAGAGGATTCTCTCCTGCGTAATGATCTTCGCCCTGCCAATAAACTGGCTAAAGGAAACAAGCTATTCATGAGATTTGCTACTAAAG ATGACAAAAAAGAGCTGGGAGCTGCAAGGCGAAGCCAGTATTACATGAAATACGGCAATCCAAATTATGGAGGCATGAAGGGGATTCTTAGCAATTCTTG GAAACGAAGATACCATTCACGTCGAATCCATCGGGATGTGATAAAGAAAAGGACGCTTATTGGGGACGATGTTGGCTTGACTCCTCCTTATAAACATCGTCATTCAG GCTTAGTAAATGTTCCTGAGGAGCCTattgaggaggaggaagaggaggaagaagatcAGGATATGGATGAAGATGACAGGGTTGTAGTAGAGTACCGTGATGAACTGCAAGCTTTCAAACAGTCCCGAGACCGCAGTGCAGCAAGACGATCGAGTGCTAGTGCATCTGATTCTGATGAAATGGACTATGATCTTGAACTGAAAATGATATCAACACCCTCTCCCAAAAAGAGCATGAAAATGACAATGTATGCAGATGAGGTGGAAtcacaactgaaaaatattag gaaTTCCATGCGAGCAGATAGCATAGCAACCAGCAACATCAAAAATCGGATTGGCAGTAAAGGATCATCAGAGAAAGTTGCAGATGTAAGACTACTGTTAGAAGAAAAACGTCAAAATAATACTGGGTCACGTCAGCCAAACAGCACTGTAAAATCAG ATGTGCGGCAAAGACTGGGAAAAAGACCACATTCTCCAGAAATTAAACCTCCAAGTAGTACCTCTGCTCCTCGTCGAGAACCAATATCAGATGTACACAGTCGGTTAGGAATCCCCAAGCAAGATGTAAAAGGCCTCTACTCTGATACCAGAGAGAAGAAGTCAG GTAATTTATGGACCCGATTAGGGTCTGCTCCGAAGACACAAGAAAAGACTTCAGATAAACCTGAAAACTCTGTGGCATCTCCAGAGGAAGATGATTCAGAGCTCCAGCGGGTTTGGGGTGCTCTcattaaggaaaaagaacagtCTCGGCAAAAAAAGAGTCGATTGGATAATTTACCATCTCTACAAATTGAAATCAGCCGAGAAAGCAGTTCTGGATCAGACACTGAATCATGA